One genomic window of Chitinophagaceae bacterium includes the following:
- the recN gene encoding DNA repair protein RecN encodes MLRKLSIRNYVIIEQLELLFSDQLTVITGETGAGKSIAIEALSLILGERADASALFDKEKKCVVEATFESLSPDLKIFFDENDLDFEKQLILRREVLAAGKSRAFINDTPVNLSVMKSLGDQLVDMHNQHESHELNTTQFQITILDSLAKQESATQEFRMRFLAYQENLKRSNHLRDHHQRETQELDYLSFQLKELANATLKDNEQEPAEQELKQLEHAEEIKKLFAAAYNLLQETDTAIKYQLKEVISLLSSAKKYFPQTEVLISRLESARIELDDISDEIASSQSILNVDPERLQEITQRLDVIYRLEKKHRVHSVAELLRIASELEVRIQAISIHTDELESLEKKLAVDKKELLAFALLLSNERNKQMPVVMQAVNKMLKSVGMPHAEISIQQESLPAGELNVFGIDKFRFLFASNKGSEFQEVRKVASGGELSRLMLCIKSLIAATTALPTLIFDEIDTGISGETAMKVSAILKQLSTHHQVICITHLPQIAAKANMHYFVYKETSADRTFTRIRTLDQEEKIKAIAQMISGEKVTPAALESARELLN; translated from the coding sequence ATGCTGCGTAAATTATCCATTCGCAATTATGTCATCATCGAACAACTGGAACTTTTGTTTTCAGACCAACTCACTGTCATTACAGGTGAAACAGGTGCAGGCAAGTCAATTGCAATTGAGGCATTGTCACTTATATTGGGCGAACGTGCTGATGCATCCGCTTTGTTTGATAAAGAAAAAAAATGCGTGGTGGAAGCTACTTTCGAATCTTTATCACCGGATTTGAAAATTTTCTTCGATGAAAATGATCTTGATTTTGAAAAGCAACTGATCCTGCGCAGGGAAGTTCTGGCTGCCGGTAAATCACGTGCATTCATCAATGATACACCCGTTAATTTATCGGTGATGAAATCGTTGGGAGATCAACTGGTTGATATGCATAACCAGCATGAATCTCATGAATTAAACACCACGCAGTTTCAAATTACAATACTGGATTCGCTGGCAAAACAAGAAAGTGCAACGCAGGAATTCCGCATGCGTTTTCTTGCTTACCAGGAAAACTTAAAAAGATCCAATCATTTGCGCGATCATCATCAGCGTGAAACACAGGAACTTGATTATCTCTCCTTTCAATTGAAGGAACTTGCCAATGCAACATTAAAAGACAATGAACAGGAACCTGCTGAACAGGAGTTGAAACAATTAGAACATGCTGAAGAGATCAAAAAATTATTTGCAGCTGCCTATAACTTACTACAGGAAACCGACACCGCCATAAAGTACCAGTTAAAAGAAGTGATCAGCTTACTGAGCAGTGCAAAAAAATATTTTCCTCAAACTGAAGTGCTGATATCACGCCTCGAAAGTGCGCGTATTGAGTTGGACGATATTTCAGATGAAATAGCATCCAGCCAGTCCATTTTAAATGTTGATCCTGAACGCTTGCAGGAAATCACCCAACGTTTAGATGTCATTTACCGGCTTGAAAAAAAGCATCGTGTACACTCGGTTGCAGAATTACTGCGGATAGCATCGGAACTTGAAGTAAGAATTCAGGCCATCAGCATTCATACAGATGAATTAGAAAGTCTTGAAAAAAAATTAGCGGTTGATAAAAAAGAGCTGCTTGCTTTTGCCTTATTGCTCTCTAACGAAAGAAACAAGCAAATGCCCGTGGTGATGCAAGCAGTAAATAAGATGCTCAAAAGTGTTGGGATGCCACATGCGGAAATCAGTATTCAACAGGAATCATTACCTGCCGGTGAATTGAATGTTTTCGGTATCGATAAATTCCGTTTTCTCTTTGCATCAAACAAAGGCAGCGAATTTCAGGAGGTTAGAAAAGTTGCCTCGGGCGGTGAATTATCCCGACTGATGCTCTGTATAAAATCATTGATTGCAGCTACCACTGCCCTACCAACGCTGATCTTTGATGAAATTGATACCGGTATTTCAGGAGAAACAGCCATGAAAGTTTCTGCCATTTTAAAACAGCTTTCAACACATCACCAGGTAATTTGTATCACACACTTACCACAGATTGCTGCTAAAGCCAACATGCATTATTTTGTTTACAAAGAAACATCTGCTGATCGCACCTTCACCCGCATCCGCACACTCGACCAGGAGGAAAAGATCAAAGCTATTGCGCAAATGATCAGTGGAGAAAAAGTGACTCCTGCCGCCCTCGAAAGTGCCCGCGAACTTTTGAATTGA
- a CDS encoding sigma-70 family RNA polymerase sigma factor: MRQLKITQQITARDNDSLEKYLQEIGKMSLITPEEEVSLARKIRMGDQSALEKMTKANLRFVVSVAKQYQHQGLSLSDLINEGNIGLIKAAQRFDESKGFKFISYAVWWIRQSILQALVEQSRMVRLPLNKVGSLSKLNKIMIHFEQQHEREPSHDELADIMNVSAKEITEMMKGAGKHLSMDAPIKENEEGTMIEFYQDSDSKPVDEDLAKESLKKDIKRVLSTMNKRDADIVSCFFGVNGELPMNLDEIGQRFGLTRERVRQIKEKAIRRLRKLKSARTLRTYLG; the protein is encoded by the coding sequence ATGAGACAGTTAAAAATTACCCAACAAATCACTGCTCGTGATAACGATTCTCTGGAGAAATATCTTCAGGAGATAGGAAAGATGAGCCTGATTACGCCGGAAGAAGAGGTTTCGCTTGCGAGGAAGATTAGAATGGGTGATCAGAGTGCTTTGGAAAAGATGACGAAGGCAAACCTTCGTTTCGTAGTGTCTGTCGCAAAACAATACCAACACCAGGGATTGTCTCTCAGCGATCTTATAAACGAAGGCAACATCGGACTGATCAAAGCGGCACAACGATTTGATGAATCAAAAGGATTTAAATTTATTTCCTATGCAGTTTGGTGGATCCGCCAGTCAATTTTGCAGGCATTGGTAGAGCAATCGAGAATGGTTCGTTTACCTCTCAACAAAGTGGGATCATTGAGCAAACTGAACAAAATCATGATACACTTTGAACAGCAACATGAAAGAGAGCCCAGTCATGATGAACTTGCAGACATCATGAATGTATCAGCCAAGGAAATTACTGAAATGATGAAAGGAGCAGGAAAACACCTTTCCATGGATGCTCCGATTAAAGAAAATGAAGAAGGCACCATGATAGAATTTTATCAGGATTCTGATTCTAAACCGGTGGATGAAGATTTGGCAAAGGAGTCGTTAAAGAAAGATATCAAACGAGTGCTTTCCACCATGAATAAACGGGACGCGGATATTGTAAGCTGCTTCTTTGGAGTAAATGGTGAATTGCCCATGAACCTGGATGAAATCGGACAGCGCTTCGGGTTAACCCGTGAACGCGTTCGCCAGATAAAGGAGAAGGCGATTCGCAGGTTGCGCAAGTTGAAGTCTGCCCGCACGCTCAGGACTTACCTTGGATAA
- a CDS encoding SDR family oxidoreductase, translated as MPYNLLKGKKGLIFGALDESSIAWKVAMRCHEEGAILTLSNAPIAMRMGKIAELATAVNAEIIPADATSVEDLTKLVQRTLEIHGGPIDFVLHSIGMSPNVRKNKPYTELNHEFMLKTMDISALSLHKIIQSFYQLDALNENASVLALSYIAAQRVFPNYNDMADAKALLESVARSWGYHYGVKKKVRVNTISQSPTYTTAGSGVAGFDIFFNYAEAMSPLGNATADECADYCVTMFSDLTKKITMQNLFHDGGYSLTGVSGKMMELFKNKAD; from the coding sequence ATGCCGTATAACTTATTGAAAGGAAAGAAAGGACTCATTTTCGGAGCATTGGACGAAAGTTCGATTGCCTGGAAAGTTGCCATGCGTTGTCATGAAGAAGGTGCAATACTCACCTTGTCAAATGCGCCAATTGCTATGCGAATGGGTAAAATAGCTGAATTGGCTACCGCGGTTAATGCCGAAATTATTCCCGCTGATGCTACCAGTGTAGAAGACCTGACGAAACTTGTACAACGCACGCTGGAAATTCATGGCGGACCGATTGATTTTGTACTGCATTCTATCGGCATGTCACCGAATGTGAGAAAGAACAAACCTTACACCGAACTGAATCATGAATTCATGCTGAAGACGATGGATATTTCTGCACTTTCCCTGCATAAAATTATTCAAAGTTTCTATCAGCTTGATGCACTGAATGAAAATGCCTCTGTGCTTGCGCTAAGCTATATTGCAGCTCAGCGTGTATTCCCTAATTACAACGATATGGCAGATGCCAAGGCATTGCTTGAATCGGTTGCACGAAGCTGGGGTTATCATTATGGCGTGAAGAAAAAAGTGCGTGTGAATACTATTTCTCAATCTCCTACTTACACCACCGCCGGTTCCGGCGTAGCTGGATTTGATATTTTTTTCAATTATGCGGAAGCGATGTCACCACTGGGCAATGCAACTGCCGATGAATGTGCCGACTACTGTGTTACCATGTTTTCTGATTTAACCAAAAAAATCACCATGCAGAACTTGTTTCATGATGGTGGTTATTCGCTGACGGGTGTGAGTGGGAAAATGATGGAGTTGTTTAAGAACAAAGCGGATTAA